In Cytobacillus sp. IB215665, a genomic segment contains:
- a CDS encoding DUF1249 domain-containing protein codes for MNIYMKNYKKLNQVLTQCFGDDLSTGNHISLESAGFMDLVVEVIGDDLISLSHYYELNGDLMADPDMVIRLYPEQQTCEALSFQNDSLGVYQKVYVDEKHYYPRLKRELNSFLSLWLTNIEEQGYLNNHKKGVTA; via the coding sequence ATGAACATTTACATGAAGAATTACAAAAAATTAAACCAGGTATTAACTCAGTGTTTTGGTGATGATCTGAGCACGGGTAACCATATTAGTTTGGAGTCTGCTGGATTTATGGATCTAGTAGTAGAAGTGATTGGTGATGACCTCATATCACTATCACATTACTACGAATTAAATGGGGACTTAATGGCTGATCCTGACATGGTTATTCGTTTGTATCCTGAACAACAAACGTGTGAGGCATTATCATTTCAAAATGATAGTTTAGGAGTATATCAGAAAGTGTATGTAGATGAGAAACACTATTATCCTAGGCTAAAAAGGGAATTAAATAGCTTTTTGTCGTTATGGCTTACTAATATTGAAGAACAAGGCTATTTAAACAATCACAAAAAGGGTGTGACTGCATGA